In Ovis aries strain OAR_USU_Benz2616 breed Rambouillet chromosome 16, ARS-UI_Ramb_v3.0, whole genome shotgun sequence, one DNA window encodes the following:
- the LOC121816830 gene encoding uncharacterized protein LOC121816830, with product MKIMIPLATANYWSLQSAVHVTLEAWQRGWGSSAVSQFNEIIRFPALKSLWERSREPANPAPVRRRTLRPDRRCCREREMEAKGAAGAHLHTHPLRGRRPGQRPEPPRFETRPSQPGGRIPGVAGSQHLCGGLLGRSGPSSRLLPAWADTSWSGTRGPAPQAASTPPRPFRMKPTQRPSLTLTAASARGPCCRSRAPAPASQRRLLTECGLWTGVSLAVSPRGHFQGWFHMGPSKDHRGKCVSGVPLGNGCTLREASLQRLWAESRRERGCKLKVRVDRAGAAAALAGGQVGTCPPLPVAPPSSTSGSTLRSSSSLPTPTQKPTSNKEDVGTEPPVPPAWGCTASSWLTRHDRPGARTGAGELGDDPSRRARPQLDVGDSTGATRARRWMPGVSRRPSPLP from the exons ATGAAAATAATGATACCGTTGGCAACAGCAAACTACTGGAGTCTGCAAAGTGCTGTGCACGTTACCCTGGAGGCCTGGCAGCGGGGTTGGGGGTCGTCAGCTGTTTCACAG TTTAATGAAATTATCAGGTTTCCGGCCTTGAAATCCCTGTGGGAGCGCAGCAGGGAACCAGCCAACCCTGCTCCAGTGAGGAGACGGACACTGCGTCCTGACCGTCGCTGCTGCCGGGAACGAGAGATGGAAGCAAAAGGGGCAGCTGGAGCCCACCTGCACACTCACCCTCTGCGTGGAAGGCGGCCGGGGCAACGCCCCGAGCCACCCAGATTCGAGACTCGTCCGTCGCAGCCGGGAGGCAGGATACCCGGAGTGGCTGGCTCCCAGCATCTCTGCGGAGGCCTCCTGGGCAGAAGCGGCCCCTCCTCCCGGCTCCTTCCCGCCTGGGCTGACACGAGCTGGTCCGGCACGCGGGGCCCTGCTCCACAGGCAGCATCGACGCCCCCGCGACCCTTTAGGATGAAACCGACCCAGCGTCCGTCACTCACCCTGACCGCGGCCTCAGCCCGAGGGCCATGCTGCCGGTCACGAGCCCCCGCCCCGGCCAGCCAACGCCGCCTCCTAACTGAGTGTGGCCTTTGGACCGGGGTTAGCCTGGCTGTCTCCCCGAGGGGCCATTTTCAGGGATGGTTCCACATGGGACCTTCCAAGGACCACAGAGGAAAGTGTGTGTCGGGGGTTCCACTGGGGAACGGATGCACGCTTCGTGAGGCTTCGCTTCAGCGGCTGTGGGCGGAAAGCCGCAGAGAGCGGGGCTGTAAACTCAAAGTCCGGGTGGACCGGGCTGGCGCGGCTGCTGCGCTGGCTGGTGGTCAGGTGGGGACCTGTCCCCCTCTTCCCGTGGCTCCACCATCATCAACCAGCGGGTCCACTTTGAGGTCAAGCTCCAGCCTGCCTACCCCCACCCAGAAACCAACCAGTAACAAGGAAGATGTGGGTACAGAGCCCCCTGTGCCGCCAGCCTGGGGGTGCACGGCCTCCTCTTGGCTCACAAGGCACGACCGGCCTGGTGCCCGCACAGGTGCAGGGGAGCTGGGAGATGACCCGTCCCGGAGGGCCAGGCCCCAGCTCGACGTCGGGGACTCCACAGGAGCAACAAGGGCGCGACGCTGGATGCCTGGGGTCAGCCGCAGACCCTCGCCCCTCCCCTGA